CACGTCCCGCTGGAACGCCCCCTCCTTTCCAGAAGCCCCAGCCATGCTAGAGACCGACATCATGGGGGACACGCCACACCTGTTGCTCGTCGATGACGAACGCTCGATCCGGGAGCCGCTCGCGCAATATCTGACGCGGCAGGGCTTTCGCGTGACGCAAGCCGGCGATGCCGAAGGTGCTCGTGCAAGAATGACGGCTTACGCGATCGATCTCGTGATCCTCGACATCATGATGCCGGGCGAGGACGGCTTGTCGCTGACCCGCCACATTCGCGAAACCAGCGAAACCCCGGTCATCCTGCTCACCGCCCGAACCGAGGAGACCGACCGTATCGTCGGGCTCGAAATGGGCGCCGACGATTATGTCGTGAAGCCCTTTTCCCCTCGCGAGCTGGCGGCCCGCGTGAAGGTCATCCTGCGCCGCGCCGCCGCCGGGGGCACGCGCCAGCATGCGCCCGAGACCGGCTCCTTCGCCTTCGCCGGTTGGGTGCTCAAATCGGGCGAGCGCACGTTGGTCGACCGCGAGGGCGTGTCGGTGCCGCTGTCGACCGGCGAATACAACCTGCTCCACGCGCTGGTGACCCGCCCGCGCCAGGTGCTGACGCGCGACCAGTTGCTCGATCTGACGCAAGGGCGCGAGGCCGCCGCGTTCGACCGCGCGATCGACAATCAGATCAGTCGCCTGCGTCGCAAGATCGAGGCCGACCCCAAGACGCCTGAACTGATCAAGACGGTGTGGGGCGGCGGCTACACGCTGGCCGCCGAAGTGACGCGGCTTTGAGGAGCGGGGCCGGGAGGCTGCTGCCGCGCAGCTTGTCGGGGCAAATGGCGCTGCTGATCGCGGTCGCCTTGTTCGTCGCCCAAGCGATCAACTTCAGCCTGCTGCTGTCGGAACGCCGCCAGGCACGGCTTGATCAGGCGACCGGCCCGGTGGTGACGCGGATCATCGATGCCGATGAGCGGATCCATGCCGGCCGCGCGATCGGCGGGGGGAATTGGAGCCGTGTCCAGCTCGCTGCCGCCTCTCCGGTCATGCCTGCCGGGCAGCATGTGCCCGAGGTCGAGGCCGCTTTGCGCGGGGCGCTGAGCGATGCCGGTGTCCGGGTGAGGCGCATCCAGACGCAAGTGATACCGATCAAGCGCAACGACCCCCGGCTGCGCTATGTGAGCAAGATGCGGGTCGAGCGGCTGCTGCGCGCCGGGGCCGAGCTGATGGTCGCGGTCGAGCGGACCGACGGGCAATGGCT
Above is a genomic segment from Sphingomonas sp. HMP6 containing:
- a CDS encoding response regulator — its product is MGDTPHLLLVDDERSIREPLAQYLTRQGFRVTQAGDAEGARARMTAYAIDLVILDIMMPGEDGLSLTRHIRETSETPVILLTARTEETDRIVGLEMGADDYVVKPFSPRELAARVKVILRRAAAGGTRQHAPETGSFAFAGWVLKSGERTLVDREGVSVPLSTGEYNLLHALVTRPRQVLTRDQLLDLTQGREAAAFDRAIDNQISRLRRKIEADPKTPELIKTVWGGGYTLAAEVTRL